Proteins found in one Zea mays cultivar B73 chromosome 1, Zm-B73-REFERENCE-NAM-5.0, whole genome shotgun sequence genomic segment:
- the LOC103645068 gene encoding protein IRX15-LIKE-like — MTDVGPSIFTAAVLARSGATAAKGPTDVLVHDFQFEVEQVLSRDFLCDENRVAGSGTPSLGHFVIRGGGAGAGDAFCSAQEDGSSGEKTRRRRSRK, encoded by the exons ATGACTGATGTTGGA CCATCCATCTTCACCGCCGCCGTGCTGGCGCGCTCCGGCGCCACCGCGGCCAAGGGCCCCACCGACGTGCTCGTGCACGACTTCCAGTTCGAGGTGGAGCAGGTGCTGAGCAGGGATTTCCTATGCGACGAGAACCGGGTCGCCGGCAGCGGCACCCCATCGCTCGGCCACTTCGTCATCCGCGGGGGCGGGGCCGGGGCCGGCGATGCCTTCTGCTCTGCCCAGGAGGACGGCTCGTCGGGGGAGAAGacgcgccgccgccgcagccgcaAGTAA
- the LOC103640595 gene encoding patatin-like protein 3: MSSGAITASPISPSPPQPTARHSPTPVPPPIIREPRQAPAAAAAMASSPPDVDLGKLSYEIFSLLESKFLFGGGSVPGTPARAAAPGPGEDRGRVRVLAIDGCGPGPGDALLAAAALARLEAALRARAGDPGARVADFFDAAAGAGAGGVLAAMLFVRGDDGRARYTAADALAFVAASLGRGGGWGSGGGGGVRGKWAALFRRGGRRGAPSPPLRRVFGDATLRDTVAPLLVPCYDLATAAPFLFSRADAVGSGSLDFRLRDVCAATCAAAGGAAPAVRSVDGRTAIAAASGGVAAMGNPAAAAITHVLHNKREFPLAAGVDDLLVVSIGSGSSFASAAAASAPSTGWRTPVPPRSPSPAEMVRLTSEGVADMVDQAVAMAFGHTCGRNYVRIQASCVGTALRSLDAKKAVALADGMLAQRNVEAELFRGRRLSAKSNREKLDAFAAELVKEQERRDRHRAVPGIAGLVPALAPAIGDRVDPRTSWSK, encoded by the exons ATGAGTAGTGGAGCCATCACGGCATCACCCATCAGCCCATCACCACCTCAACCGACAGCTCGTCACTCTCCTACTCCCGTCCCACCTCCCATCATCCGCGAGCCCCGCCAGGCCCCAGCTGCAGCAGCGGCTATGGCGTCGTCTCCGCCCGACGTGGACCTGGGCAAGCTGAGCTACGAGATCTTCTCCCTACTCGAGAGCAAGTTCCTCTTCGGCGGCGGCTCCGTGCCGGGCACGCCAGCGCGGGCGGCGGCTCCGGGCCCCGGGGAGGACCGCGGCAGGGTGCGGGTGCTGGCGATCGACGGGTGCGGGCCGGGCCCCGGCGACGCGCTGCTGGCGGCGGCCGCGCTCGCGAGGCTGGAGGCGGCgctgcgggcgcgcgcgggggaccCCGGCGCGCGCGTGGCCGACTTCTTCGACGCGGCGGCGGGGGCCGGCGCCGGCGGCGTGCTGGCCGCGATGCTGTTCGTGCGGGGCGACGACGGGCGGGCGCGGTACACGGCGGCGGACGCGCTGGCGTTCGTGGCGGCCAGCCTCGGGAGAGGCGGCGggtggggcagcggcggcggcgggggcgtACGGGGCAAGTGGGCCGCGCTGTTCCGGCGCGGGGGGAGGCGGGGTGCGCCCTCGCCGCCGCTGCGGCGGGTGTTCGGGGACGCCACGCTCAGGGACACCGTGGCGCCGCTGCTGGTGCCCTGCTACGACCTGGCCACGGCCGCGCCCTTCCTCTTCTCCCGCGCCGACGCCGTCGGGAGCGGCAGCCTCGACTTCCGCCTCCGCGACGTGTGCGCCGCCACCTGCGCCGCCGCCGGGGGCGCCGCGCCCGCCGTGCGGTCCGTGGACGGCCGCACGGCCATCGCCGCCGCGTCCGGCGGCGTCGCCGCCATGGGCAACCCCGCCGCGGCCGCCATCACGCACGTGCTCCACAACAAGCGGGAGTTCCCGCTCGCCGCCGGCGTCGACGACCTCCTCGTCGTGTCCATCGGCTCGGGATCGTCCttcgcctccgccgccgccgcttcTGCTCCTTCCACCGGCTGGCGGACGCCCGTCCCGCcgcgctcgccgtcgcccgccgaGATGGTCCGCCTCACCTCCGAGGGTGTCGCCGACATG GTCGACCAAGCAGTGGCCATGGCGTTCGGGCACACGTGCGGGCGCAACTACGTTCGCATCCAG GCGTCGTGCGTCGGGACGGCGCTGAGGTCGCTGGACGCGAAGAAGGCGGTGGCCTTGGCGGACGGCATGCTGGCGCAGCGGAACGTGGAGGCGGAGCTGTTCCGGGGGCGGCGGCTGTCGGCCAAGTCGAACCGGGAGAAGCTGGACGCGTTCGCGGCGGAGCTGGTGAAGGAGCAGGAGCGGCGGGACCGCCACCGTGCCGTTCCCGGCATCGCAGGGCTCGTACCAGCCCTAGCCCCAGCCATTGGCGATCGAGTGGATCCGAGGACGAGCTGGTCAAAGTAA